In one Aerosakkonema funiforme FACHB-1375 genomic region, the following are encoded:
- a CDS encoding tetratricopeptide repeat protein, whose product MTNDRSEDIPKHIQQELLKNSQVQGDLTIRDITQIGTQFLICPSSVTPMTGKFGLFNPTKITLNIPCYADFVGREQVIEDLIAATSTTRTIAILGIPGIGKTALMAQIASRFEQSRVFWYEFRAELASLDDTLMRLASFLDSQPEAEGNLSATVQTHRLYRSSLIDLIIEKLNQADYYIFFDSVHHIIKDSDLGSFFSILKNNLQRGFFFVAGRYKPDFYTLIDEGKKIVKTVQLDGLDEHDIQNFFKKRGIPIEPEFAELIASRLDGLPIAIELIVNLLRESFSEKDIQALIEQAEEQVIDHLFQTVYNQINSDERDLLTIASFFILPFSQDNLIGAYKAILEKKNSHTKVSFTKLQQQFLIEPFKSNFYKVHEVIRRLAINYVDEPNNYQIKLADYLVIHAPDDGFKQLEAVLLYYDAEEFNRAAELVVSLIDMGLLPYHPDWAEGLLGKFEEEMISPENWVWLIGSKGNLAFFWRQYEEAEDCYRRMLKIAEKLQDKVAAAIALQRMGIVYHDRNYQIAETNYLNSLALKKELNDLEGQAQIYSQLGMLYTTQHRLDEAYIELDKGLKLLETIDAPDWQKQPLYGNLGILYAEQGEWEKAVRFTEIGCQIAEEMSMPDERAMSIYNLGLHAAGQGNQEAARDYYLKALEIAKIYGLWHIEELAQLALGKYQYELGEYDEAIACFQKVLEIQEKFKDRAKLAVTYFDIGSFYSLKFDYTTALYYYQKGSDLFEYLNTEEQVRNFLSNIYVLAKEVSVSQSILHSLKLLKKRLLANSPSYVLAKIYETLGKIYFEILHKDRAGLACLRQEINLLAQLERKQEQVEALVSFALIYEERENYEQALDTNTEGINIAEASNLYNLAGGLYYNRANCFTNLEMWQQAEEDYRRCLALAEQANDTALQESALHNLGEMYRRWNRPGDAIKSLESSLESSIERDDIESQIITLNNLGLAYEQLSQAQKALECFNEALSLSCQYYRKCDESIVLISLGNFYLVDEQPDKAKDYYENALVAARLAEDTNLEEDSILSLAYAHRQLGTFDKIAEDFKAVAERTFELKHYKNFVKFLTFGGKINLEKGEAQGSAEMFEQALWIAFFIVVERFSQCGTRVKPSFLAYELRQVIGQICDNIKETVEKGAVELAKGMYNTLLSKLQNPERWSEGESWIIDSLKPIEDYFTKQVE is encoded by the coding sequence TTGACGAACGATCGCTCTGAAGATATTCCCAAGCATATACAGCAAGAGCTTCTCAAGAACAGTCAAGTTCAGGGAGATTTAACCATTAGGGACATCACGCAGATTGGGACTCAGTTTCTCATCTGCCCCTCTTCTGTCACTCCGATGACAGGAAAGTTTGGCCTCTTCAATCCAACAAAAATTACCCTCAACATCCCGTGCTATGCTGACTTTGTTGGAAGGGAACAAGTTATTGAAGATCTGATAGCTGCTACCAGTACAACTCGCACGATCGCTATACTAGGAATTCCTGGGATTGGTAAAACAGCTTTGATGGCTCAAATTGCATCTCGCTTTGAACAGAGCCGCGTTTTTTGGTACGAGTTTAGAGCGGAACTAGCATCTCTGGATGATACATTGATGCGCTTGGCTTCATTTCTTGACAGCCAGCCAGAGGCTGAGGGAAATCTCAGCGCTACAGTTCAGACTCATAGATTGTACAGAAGTTCTCTAATTGATCTGATTATTGAAAAGCTCAATCAAGCTGATTATTATATTTTTTTTGATTCCGTACATCATATTATCAAAGATTCAGACTTAGGTAGCTTTTTCTCAATTTTAAAAAATAACTTACAAAGAGGATTTTTTTTTGTAGCAGGACGTTATAAGCCTGATTTTTATACTCTGATTGATGAAGGTAAGAAAATAGTAAAAACAGTTCAACTAGATGGTTTGGATGAGCATGATATCCAGAATTTTTTTAAGAAGCGAGGAATTCCCATTGAACCTGAATTTGCTGAACTTATTGCCTCTCGCCTTGATGGGTTACCAATCGCTATTGAATTGATAGTTAATTTACTTAGAGAAAGTTTTTCAGAAAAAGACATACAGGCTCTGATTGAACAAGCTGAAGAACAAGTCATTGACCACTTATTTCAAACTGTTTACAACCAAATAAATTCAGATGAGAGAGATTTATTGACAATAGCTTCTTTTTTCATCCTTCCATTTTCTCAGGATAATTTAATAGGTGCTTATAAGGCTATTCTGGAAAAGAAGAATAGCCATACTAAAGTTTCTTTCACTAAACTTCAGCAACAATTTTTAATCGAACCCTTTAAATCAAACTTTTATAAAGTCCATGAAGTTATTCGTAGGCTGGCTATTAATTACGTTGATGAGCCTAACAATTATCAAATAAAACTTGCAGATTATCTTGTAATTCACGCTCCCGATGATGGTTTTAAGCAACTTGAGGCTGTATTACTTTACTACGATGCTGAGGAATTTAATCGAGCGGCTGAACTTGTAGTATCTCTTATTGATATGGGATTGCTTCCATACCACCCCGACTGGGCAGAAGGTCTCCTCGGAAAATTTGAGGAAGAGATGATTAGTCCTGAAAACTGGGTATGGTTAATTGGTAGTAAAGGCAATTTAGCTTTTTTCTGGCGGCAATATGAGGAGGCTGAGGATTGCTACAGAAGAATGTTAAAAATAGCTGAAAAGCTTCAGGATAAGGTAGCAGCAGCTATTGCTCTTCAACGAATGGGCATTGTATACCATGACCGAAATTATCAAATAGCTGAAACCAATTATCTTAATAGTCTTGCTCTAAAAAAGGAACTGAATGATTTAGAAGGTCAGGCACAAATTTACAGCCAGTTAGGAATGCTTTACACAACCCAGCATCGATTAGATGAAGCCTACATAGAATTAGATAAAGGACTAAAATTATTGGAAACTATTGATGCCCCAGATTGGCAAAAACAGCCTTTATACGGCAATTTAGGAATCTTGTATGCTGAACAAGGGGAGTGGGAAAAAGCGGTAAGATTTACCGAAATTGGGTGTCAAATTGCAGAAGAGATGAGTATGCCTGATGAGAGGGCAATGTCAATCTATAATCTCGGCTTACACGCAGCAGGTCAAGGAAATCAAGAAGCAGCTCGAGACTATTATCTGAAAGCGCTTGAGATCGCGAAAATATATGGTTTGTGGCATATTGAAGAATTAGCTCAGCTTGCTTTGGGAAAATATCAGTATGAATTGGGTGAGTATGACGAAGCCATTGCCTGTTTCCAAAAAGTTTTGGAAATACAAGAAAAGTTTAAAGATAGGGCTAAATTGGCAGTCACTTACTTTGATATTGGAAGTTTTTATTCTTTAAAATTTGATTATACCACAGCTCTCTATTACTACCAGAAGGGTAGCGATTTGTTTGAATATTTAAATACTGAGGAGCAAGTGCGAAATTTTTTAAGCAATATATATGTTTTAGCTAAAGAAGTAAGTGTTTCTCAGTCAATTTTGCATTCGCTCAAACTTTTAAAGAAGCGTTTGCTCGCTAATTCACCATCCTATGTACTAGCAAAGATATACGAAACACTGGGAAAAATTTATTTTGAAATTCTGCATAAAGATAGGGCTGGATTAGCTTGTCTGCGCCAAGAAATTAACTTATTAGCGCAACTAGAGCGCAAACAAGAGCAAGTAGAAGCGCTAGTAAGTTTCGCTCTTATTTATGAAGAAAGAGAGAATTACGAACAGGCTTTAGATACAAACACAGAAGGAATTAATATAGCTGAAGCAAGCAACCTTTATAATTTGGCAGGTGGTCTTTACTATAACCGAGCTAATTGCTTCACGAATCTTGAAATGTGGCAGCAAGCAGAGGAAGATTATCGCCGTTGTTTAGCACTTGCAGAACAAGCTAACGATACAGCCCTGCAAGAGTCAGCACTGCACAATTTAGGAGAAATGTATCGGCGCTGGAATCGCCCAGGAGATGCAATAAAATCTTTGGAATCAAGTTTAGAATCGTCTATCGAACGCGATGATATTGAGAGTCAAATTATAACTCTGAATAATTTAGGTTTAGCTTATGAGCAGCTATCTCAAGCACAAAAGGCACTAGAGTGCTTCAACGAAGCTTTGTCTCTCAGCTGTCAATACTATCGAAAGTGCGATGAATCAATAGTCCTTATCAGTCTAGGTAACTTTTACCTTGTGGATGAGCAGCCAGACAAGGCAAAGGATTACTATGAAAACGCTCTAGTTGCGGCACGCTTGGCAGAAGATACGAACTTGGAAGAGGATAGTATTCTCTCATTAGCTTATGCTCACCGACAACTAGGTACTTTTGACAAGATTGCAGAAGATTTCAAAGCCGTTGCAGAACGTACCTTTGAGCTGAAACATTATAAAAACTTTGTCAAGTTTTTAACCTTTGGTGGAAAAATAAATCTTGAAAAGGGTGAAGCACAGGGTTCAGCCGAGATGTTTGAGCAAGCGCTGTGGATAGCTTTTTTTATTGTAGTTGAGCGTTTTTCTCAATGTGGAACGCGGGTCAAACCATCTTTTCTCGCTTATGAATTGCGGCAAGTAATTGGTCAAATTTGTGACAATATTAAAGAGACTGTAGAAAAAGGTGCTGTTGAGCTTGCAAAAGGTATGTATAATACATTGCTAAGTAAGCTTCAGAATCCAGAACGCTGGAG